GATGGTGTCGCTGGAGCGGTTGTCGGCCGCGAAGTCATACACCGGCATGGCGATGGCCTCGCCCTTGCGCAGGGCGGCCAGGTGCTGGGTCATCAGCGGCCAGTCGAAGGCATCCGGGTGGTCGTAGTTCTGCTTGCGCCGGTCTTCCGGCGGCATGTGCGATTGGTCGCGGTAGTAATCGTCCTGCATCACCACCGCCACGTTCTCCGGCCCGATGGCAGCCACCACCTGGCGAGTCACCGTCGATTTGCCGCTGCCGCTGCCGCCTGCGACACCGATGACGAAAGGTTTGTGGGTAGTTTTGGGCATGAGGGGGTACTGCAGGAGAGGATGGAAGGAAAAGAGACGGGGCTCGGCTTTGCAGCGGGCAAGCGAGCATGCGAGGCGGGGAATGCTCGATTTTAAGAGGGGCGAGGCCGAGCGCCTTGTTTCGGCCAGAAGCGGCGCCCGCCACCGTGGCGCCCTGCCCGCCCTGCCCGCCCGTGCAAGCCGAGCCGCCGCTCGCCGCGCCCATTCAGCCATTTGCCGCAGCTGGGCGCCAACGGGCCACCCGAATCGCTAGCATGCCGCCGCGCGCTGGCTTTGATGGAGCCAGGCGCTGAAGCTGGTCGAGCCCTCGGGCGCCGCGTTTCTCTCCCCTTCTCATTCCCTTTGCCTTTCTGCCAAGCCCCATGCGATCGAGCTTCCGCCCTTGCAGCACCGCCGTTTCTGCCACGTACAACAAGCCCGCCACATGGCGCCCCATGCACTGGGCCTGGCGGGCCACAGGCGCAGCCATCTGCATGGCCGCTCTGACGGGGGCGGCCCTGGCCTCAACAAGCGCGGAGCCTGCCGCCCCTCCTGCATCGACATCGACATCGGCATCGGCATCGGCATCGGCCGAGCCCGCGGCATCCTCCGCCTCAGCGTCTGAGTTCACCCCGCCAGCGCCACCGCAGCCCCTGCCCACCATGGCCCCCGTCGCCGTGCAGGGCCAGAGCACAGCGGCGCGGGATGCCAAGACCCTGAGCCATCTGCTCAAGGCCGAGCAGATCTTTCTGGCCGAGCGGGCCCTGGCGCCCGAGGGTGTGCTGCGTTTCAAGGTGTTCGGGCGCAAGGAGGCGGAGGCCTCGCGGCTGGTGGATCTGGTGCTGCTGGCGCCGCAGGGCGCGCTGCCGATTGCGCTGGAGGCCGACGGCCGCTTTGCGCTGGACGAGGCCTGGCGGACGCTGGAGCCGGGCACCGAGCTGCACAGCCGCCTGCGTGATGGCAAGGTCACCTGGCGGGCCGATGTTCGGACGCCAGGTAGCACGCCGCAGTTGCGCCGCCTGGGCGATTTGCGCTTGCAATGCCGAGCCAGCTTCTTCAGCGGCATGGCCCGCACGGCCGGGCCGGGCGGCTTGTTCATCCACCTGCTCAAGCCACTGCTCAATGGTTGCGACAGCAGCCGCTTTGGCTGGAGCAGCTTTGCCGATGCGCCGGTGTTCGGCATCCGGCTCAAGCACGGCCAGCGGGTGCAGCAGCTCAGCCAAATGGCGCTGGGCGGCATGGGCCATCTGGAAGGCCTGAGCCTGCCCGTGTTCGACTGGAGCTACAGCTTGCGACACCAGCTCTACCGCCTGCCCCTGGGCGACAGTGCCTGGCCCGACGACACCCAGGTGGAGTTTGAAAGCATCGACAAGGACGCCGCCACCGCGCCCCTCGACCCGGCCCTGCTGCAAGCTCCCGGCCCCTTGCCCGAAGTGGCCCGCAGCCTGCAGGCTGGCGAGCTGAGCCTGTGGGACGAGATCAAGGCCCGGCTGGGCAAGGACCAGGGGATGATGCGTTATGACAGCGGCCTGCGGGTGGTGCTCTACACGCAGGGTCGCTGGCCCGCAGCCGATGCCAGCACCAGCCCCACGCCGGAGCTGGAGCTGGTGCTGCTGTTCGACGCGCAAGACCGCTTGCTCAAATGGAGCCTGCGCGCCATGGGCGAGCAGCGCCTGGCGGAAGCCGCAGCGGCACCCTGGTCGCGCTGAGACCGCTCGGCGGAAGGGATGCAACTCCATCATCCTCCGCAGACTCGCCGAACTCGGTGTGAGTTCGGCAGCCATTCCGGCCTCGCGGATGCATCGATGAAGTCCCTCGGGTATTGAATCGCCGGTCTTGCCCAAGCTCCCCGACAGAGGCGATCGCCAACTTCAGCACCCGAGCGAGACAAGGCGCGCCAATGGTTGCCGGCTCTTGGCCCTGGCTTGTCGCGCCGCTCGGTCTTGCGGACCGGCTCAGCGCGCGGCCCGTCGCGTTGGCGTCTGCAGGTACTGCTCCCGCAAGGTCTTGAGCTCACCGCTGGCTTGCATCGCGACAAAGGCCTCTTCGAAACGACTGAACAGACCGTCGTCCACCTTGAGGTTGAACGCGAAATAGCAGCCAAGGCCCTTGTGCAACACATGCACCTGCACCAGCTGACTGGGATCGTAGCCGGCCCTCGCGGCCTGAAATGCGTAGGGCAGCGTCAGGCCGGCAATCATGTCCAGGTGGCCGACGTAGAGCATCTTGGCCGAGGTCTCACTGCCCGGGGTGTTGTAGATGCTGCGCTCTGTCACACCCGCTTCCCTGAGCAATTTGCCGGCCGGCGAACCGCGCACCGCACCGATACGAAGAACCTGCCCGTCCGGAG
This region of Paucibacter aquatile genomic DNA includes:
- a CDS encoding substrate-binding periplasmic protein, producing the protein MPRVDRWLRASLCAVLLACSGQAVHASDLLGVTEDVPPFSYLEDGRYLGLANEVLDRIVKRSGLRIQRAIQPWARAQITVQGVPNSMLYVTVRAPAREKLYRWVGPIDDCEIAVLALASSGRSFTPSTPDGQVLRIGAVRGSPAGKLLREAGVTERSIYNTPGSETSAKMLYVGHLDMIAGLTLPYAFQAARAGYDPSQLVQVHVLHKGLGCYFAFNLKVDDGLFSRFEEAFVAMQASGELKTLREQYLQTPTRRAAR